Proteins found in one Halococcus hamelinensis 100A6 genomic segment:
- a CDS encoding CPBP family intramembrane glutamic endopeptidase, with the protein MAAEHTDGTRSDPLRYLSAITTAFGLVVAGFLVANLIVVPLVPVLSAFDLSIRSTPGYVGSTLLQNVGFAAVVFAYIRYADVAGLFDVRWPSLSHPRRLLRDLGWVLVGFVLLVAASQAVSILLQGIGLAPGTNRIVSAVRADPTLALYLIALSFLATGPGEEILFRGGVQGILRRVFSPVPAVLLSSALFGIAHATATIAASGLAGAGGYVVSTFLLGLILGGLYEYTDNLLVPALIHGAYNAVTFAQLYALEALSFHPYF; encoded by the coding sequence ATGGCGGCAGAACACACCGACGGCACCCGATCCGACCCCCTTCGCTACCTCTCGGCGATCACGACCGCGTTCGGGCTCGTCGTCGCCGGTTTCCTCGTCGCGAACCTCATCGTGGTCCCGCTGGTGCCCGTGCTCTCGGCCTTCGACCTCTCGATCCGGAGCACGCCGGGCTACGTCGGGTCGACGCTCCTCCAGAACGTCGGCTTCGCCGCGGTCGTCTTCGCCTACATACGCTACGCAGACGTCGCCGGCCTCTTCGACGTCCGGTGGCCCTCGCTCTCGCATCCCCGACGTCTCCTTCGTGACCTCGGCTGGGTGCTCGTGGGCTTCGTCCTGCTGGTGGCCGCCTCGCAGGCCGTCTCGATCCTCCTCCAGGGTATCGGCCTCGCGCCCGGCACGAACCGGATCGTGAGCGCGGTCAGGGCGGACCCGACGCTCGCACTCTACCTCATCGCGCTCTCCTTCCTCGCGACCGGTCCCGGCGAGGAGATCCTGTTCCGCGGCGGGGTACAGGGGATCCTCCGCCGGGTGTTCTCGCCCGTGCCGGCGGTCCTGCTTTCGAGCGCCCTCTTCGGGATCGCCCACGCCACCGCCACGATCGCCGCCTCGGGCCTCGCCGGGGCCGGCGGCTACGTGGTCTCGACCTTCCTGCTCGGGCTCATTCTGGGCGGGCTCTACGAGTACACCGACAACCTCCTCGTCCCCGCACTCATTCACGGAGCCTACAACGCCGTCACGTTCGCCCAGCTCTACGCGCTGGAGGCGCTCTCCTTTCACCCCTACTTCTAG
- a CDS encoding NOB1 family endonuclease, giving the protein MEILDSSAFINEYDAGDDIATVPEVGMELEGEHSYRYDALEGAGMYIHVPEEAVVGRVERAARESGDAGELSETDIKLVAAAFELDATLVTDDYAMQNVADRLDVRVEFIAQEGITEAREWEFQCQGCGRTFDERRDRCPICGSGLARKNPS; this is encoded by the coding sequence ATGGAAATACTCGATTCGTCGGCGTTCATCAACGAGTACGACGCGGGCGACGACATCGCGACGGTGCCGGAGGTGGGGATGGAGCTCGAAGGCGAGCATTCCTATCGCTACGACGCGCTCGAAGGCGCGGGGATGTACATCCACGTGCCCGAGGAGGCCGTGGTGGGCCGGGTCGAGCGCGCCGCGCGCGAGAGCGGCGACGCCGGCGAACTCTCCGAGACGGACATCAAACTCGTCGCGGCGGCGTTCGAACTCGATGCCACGTTAGTAACCGACGACTACGCGATGCAGAACGTCGCCGACCGGCTCGATGTTCGCGTCGAGTTCATCGCCCAGGAGGGCATCACCGAGGCCCGTGAGTGGGAGTTCCAGTGTCAGGGCTGCGGCCGGACGTTCGACGAACGGAGGGACCGCTGTCCGATATGTGGCAGCGGCCTCGCCCGGAAGAACCCCTCGTAA
- a CDS encoding PRC-barrel domain-containing protein → MPDVLARNLIDKAVIGSDGTELGTLSTVTMNIETGELANLIITPRGETMDQVEIERDDEGRYAVPIRSVQAVKDHIVVDR, encoded by the coding sequence ATGCCAGACGTACTCGCGCGGAACCTGATCGACAAGGCCGTGATCGGGTCCGACGGGACCGAACTCGGAACGCTCTCGACGGTGACGATGAACATCGAGACCGGCGAACTCGCGAACCTCATCATCACGCCGCGGGGCGAGACGATGGACCAGGTCGAGATCGAGCGCGACGACGAGGGCCGATACGCCGTCCCGATCCGAAGCGTGCAGGCGGTCAAAGACCACATCGTCGTCGACCGGTGA